From Medicago truncatula cultivar Jemalong A17 chromosome 7, MtrunA17r5.0-ANR, whole genome shotgun sequence, a single genomic window includes:
- the LOC25499119 gene encoding ARM REPEAT PROTEIN INTERACTING WITH ABF2, whose protein sequence is MDLRNNTQSLKRKLDWTEEDEVEEVTTKPRRLDLPTDISNRIHLLKSSFSSSCSDRSSANCALFVLSEFAKDEDIVDVIVNCGAVPVLVEILETAGDCDADSYKYDMEKDCAFILGLLAVKPEYQRLIVDAGALSYLVELLKRPKSPVISQALFSGLLRRAADAITSLAHENTNIKTLVRLDGGIPPLVELLEFNDTKVQRAAAGALRTLAFQNAENKNQIIECNALPTLVLMLGSADASIHYEAVGVIGNLVHSSPEIKREVLLAGALQPVICLLSSCCLESRREAALLIGQFATTDSDCKIHIAQRGAINPLIEMLKSSDLQLREMSTFALGRLAQDSHNQAGIAYNGGIEPLLDLLDTKNGSVQHNAAFALYGLADNEDNVAVIIKAGGFQKLHDGHFNAQPTQECVTKTLKRLEEKMQGRVLKHMLYLMRTGEKDLQIRVALALAHLCSPDDRKTIFIDNNGLELLLNLLQSTNPKQKGDASAALHTMAMKDMCSSIVDPAPTSPTPQVYLGEQYVNNPKLSDVTFIVEGKSFYAHRVCLLSSSDTFRAMFDGGYREKEAKNIEIPNIKWDVFELMMRYIYTGAVDIDLDLAPDLLKAADQYLLDGLKSLCEYAISEDISVENVSQMYVMSDTFNATSLRYACILFVLEQFDNLSTKPWYRRFLHCIVPDIHKFFSTLLTHPHLANLCRRADP, encoded by the exons ATGGATCTTCGTAACAACACCCAAAGTTTGAAGAGAAAACTCGATTGGactgaagaagatgaagtagaAGAAGTAACAACCAAACCTCGTCGTTTAGATCTTCCCACTGATATTTCCAATCGTATTCATCTTCTCAaatcctctttttcatcttcttgttCAGATCGTTCTTCTGCTAATTGTGCTCTCTTTGTCCTTTCCGAATTCGCCAAAGACG aggaTATTGTTGATGTTATAGTCAATTGCGGTGCTGTTCCTGTTCTGGTGGAGATTCTGGAGACGGCCGGAGATTGTGATGCTGATTCTTATAAGTATGATATGGAGAAGGATTGTGCGTTCATCCTTGGTCTCCTCGCTGTCAAA CCAGAGTATCAACGACTCATCGTTGATGCTGGAGCCTTGTCCTATCTCGTAGAGTTGTTAAAGAGACCCAAAAGCCCTGTAATTTCTCAAGCACTTTTTTCTGGTCTTCTTAGGAGAGCAGCCGATGCAATAACCAGCCTTGCCCATGAAAATACCAACATTAAGACCCTTGTCAG GTTGGACGGTGGTATCCCTCCTCTTGTTGAATTGCTTGAATTCAATGATACAAAGGTACAGAGAGCAGCTGCAGGTGCCTTGCGGACTCTCGCATTTCAAAATGCTGAGAACAAAAATCAG ATTATTGAATGCAATGCGTTGCCAACTCTTGTACTAATGCTTGGATCAGCAGATGCCTCAATACATTATGAAGCG GTTGGCGTGATTGGAAATCTGGTCCATTCTTCGCCAGAAATTAAGAGAGAAGTTCTTCTGGCTGGGGCATTACAGCCAGTTATTTGCTTACTAAG CTCCTGCTGTTTGGAGAGCCGAAGAGAAGCAGCTCTTTTAATTGGTCAATTTGCTACAACGGATTCAGATTGCAAG ATTCACATTGCCCAAAGAGGGGCTATAAACCCCTTAATTGAGATGCTTAAGTCTTCAGATTTACAGCTTAGGGAAATGTCAACTTTTGCACTTGGGAGGTTGGCACAG GACTCACACAATCAAGCTGGTATTGCTTATAATGGAGGTATAGAGCCTCTGCTTGATCTTCTTGACACAAAGAATGGTTCCGTTCAACACAACGCAGCTTTTGCTCTCTATGGTCTGGCTGATAATGAG GACAATGTTGCGGTTATAATTAAGGCTGGTGGTTTTCAAAAACTGCATGATGGACATTTCAACGCTCAA CCTACTCAAGAGTGTGTAACAAAGACGTTAAAAAGATTGGAAGAGAAGATGCAAGGGCGA GTACTGAAACACATGTTATATCTTATGCGCACTGGGGAAAAGGATCTTCAAATACGTGTAGCTCTTGCTCTTGCACATTTATGTTCCCCTGATGATCGGAAAACTATATTTATTGACAATAATG GATTAGAACTGCTGTTGAATCTTCTCCAATCTACAAACCCAAAGCAGAAAGGTGATGCTTCAGCAGCGCTTCACACAATGGCTATGAAAGACATGTGTTCCTCTATTGTTGATCCTGCTCCTACATCACCAACTCCCCAG GTTTACTTGGGTGAGCAATACGTAAACAATCCTAAACTTTCTGATGTCACATTCATAGTTGAAG GCAAAAGCTTTTATGCTCATAGAGTTtgtttactttcttcttctgataCATTTCGTGCAATGTTTGATGGGGGCTATAGG GAAAAGGAAGCCAAAAATATAGAGATTCCAAATATTAAATGGGATGTCTTTGAGTTGATGATGAG ATATATATACACTGGAGCAGTAGATATTGATTTGGATCTTGCTCCGGACCTCCTTAAAGCTGCAGATCAATATCTTCTTGATGGTCTTAAGAGTCTTTGCGAATATGCTATTTCTGAG GATATTTCTGTGGAAAATGTTTCACAGATGTATGTGATGTCAGACACTTTTAATGCTACATCATTAAGATATGCATGCATACTCTTTGTCCTGGAGCAATTTGATAATCTGAGTACCAAACCATG GTATCGTCGCTTTCTTCATTGCATTGTACCAGACATTCACAAATTCTTCTCAACTCTTCTTACCCACCCTCATTTGGCTAACTTGTGCCGTCGTGCGGATCCTTAG